The window GACAGGCCAGCCGAGGCGGGGTGTGCAGCAACGAAAAGCTTTTTCTCCGCGAGGCTCTCACGCTACAGTCATTCCTTCTTTTGAACCGCCTGAGGGCAATAAAACCGGCGCCTGTTTCGTGGAGCAAGCAGAGGATTCATTATCTTTGATTCGTGGAAGCCAGATGTCATACCCGTTCTTCCCCACACGATCCAGCTTTCCGAACACTCTGCGCCTTGAAAAATACTGCCCGTTACAGAGCAGCTTacgctttctttttccgacTTTTCACCGTGACGCACCAGGAGCAGCTCTTCCTCACTAGCCCACACGCAAATCCAATGGAACGCGCACTATGCCCCGACTGTCTCATAAACCCTTAACAAACCCCTTTAGCCCCGGCCGGTTATCAGGTGAAACGCCGACGTTACAAACTAGCCCCCCGTGTGCGGAGTTAGGCGTGAAGCATACAAGGGTCCTGATGTTGCCCCTTTCAGGGGTATATCCCCGTCGTAAGAACGAGAGATTTTGCAGCAACAGGGTCTGTATCTAGTTTGGTACAACAATTCAGGTATATGTGCCTCGGACTGTCGAAATGTTAATGTGTAAGGCACACGCAGTAgcggacagaaagagaacgagacgcaCTCCTTTCGCAACATACCGTTACTCGGAGAGCGGGCGTGTGGACCCctggcgcctccgcggcatCGGCTGAACAGGCCAGTTGTGCACAAACGGCCAGCTAGCTACCTGGCGCGGGATCGCTGTTGACGCGAACTGTCGCGCACACCAAAAAGCCGAATCGACAAAAATTCCTCGGTGTTGGGGGCTGATACAGCATGGCAAGTAAGGGCCATCTGGTTCCGACTCTCCTGGAAGGGAGATTATGCATAGAGGCTCAGACTGTGGACACTGATCAGTTTTGTTGATCAACTCTCTAGACCGCGAATGTGTAGCTTGTCGCTAGCTTCCACCAGCAATTAGGTTTCACGGTACTTGTTGATACGAGCGTAACGTGTGTTTTACGATCCTTCCTTATCGCCAAGATGTCGGGCGAAACCTCGAAATGCTCAGAtgaagcaggcgagaaacTCTGCTCCGTCGTCAAGAGCCACAAAGTAGTGGTTTTCACTAAAGAGTGAGTTAGCTTTATCCTCTGCATATGGCAGGTGGTTCTGCGAGCACTACTAGCACGTTTTGACGCGCGGTTACACACATCTCTGAAACTTAACGCATTTGTGTGTTCCGCTGTGTGGATGCAGGCACGATCCTTTGAGCTTCGAGGTGGTTGAGACGCTCAAACAGATCAATCCGAAAGACATGGTACGGTGTTGGATTCTACGTCGGAAGCAGTTTACAATGAAGAATGATGAATTGGGCTGCTTACGAATCCGGCCGGAAACGATGATGGAGCGTCGTGTGGTTTGTCCTAGTAGAATATTGACCGCGTCTCACAAACGCGCGGTGCCTGGTAGACGCTGGAAGTGTGTATACGTCTCTCGTGATTGCGTTTCTGCAGCACATCGTAAACATTGACAAGTGCGACTGCAAGCACGCTGAGGAGCTTCTCAAGTCAAAAACGGGCGATCGTCCCGGCCCGCGTGTTTTCATCGACGGCAAGTTCGTTCAGGACCTAGTAAGCGGAGGCGCATTGTTTACACGTCACGTTTTCGTTGAATTTCTTTTGAGCGTGAATCAGCGAATTTTGCCGATCAAAGTGAGCGATGGAAACGCCCATAGTGTCAGACAGAAATTAAGTCTGTTGATTTCATGCTTTTTCCGAAGCAGCACTTGTATGCAACTGTCCACACTAGTCACCCTGTGCAACTGACTGACTGATGCCAAAACCTTGTCCAGCAGCACCCAAAGTTCATCGTATTCGGCTGTGAAGCTGCAAAGAATCGGAATTATACATAAGAGTGGTTTGTACGCCCATTTCTGAAGGGGCGGTGTACGTTCCCGCTGCATCTTGCACCATTGCGTTGTTCGCAGGAAACCTCTCTAAAAGATACGGATCTAAGGGAAGTCCTTGAGAAGAAATGCAAGGATGCAGGTGCTTTGTAGGCAGGCCTACCTGTTGTGTGAGCACAATCTGCCAGTAACCCTGATGGCGTGGAGGGCATAACTCCATACTGTCTTACGAAGTCTGAACGTTAGATATCCCCGACATCAGAAAATGATGTGAAGTCTGGTGGGTAGCGTGTTAGTCTGCTGTAACTTTCGTGCACTCTGACATTTTGTTCGTTAGTCTgggtttcttcgtctctatTGCATTTGGCCTGCCGTGTCCCAACGATTTGGCAAGCCAGATTTAGCGTATGATAAAAGCTTAGAAAAAACAACAGATGGGCTATCCAGCGTGTGTGGGCGCCTGCTGTTCGCAGTTCGTCTGCAAACGAACAGATGCTTGATGCCCTCTATCAAATATTACAACCGTCGTCGAGGGGTTTCGTTCGATAGTGCCATGTTAGAAGAGGTTGCCACGCCGCGAGTTGCAAAGCATTAGGCAGGCCAAcgggttttctctgtcgtccaGTTGTCTAGTcgcaaaaagaaagaggcgtcTCCAACGTAGCAACTATTGGGAATAGAGAGGCTGAGAATGCTAGCTTTGAACGGCACATGTAGTGAAACGCCCTCTGCAGATAGTCGCGCTCCTAGAGAACGCGTGCTGAGAAGTGGAGGAATCTCAAAAATGCAACGGGACCCTCACGACAAGTATTCTGTTGCTATCATTTTGAGTGCATTTGCGACAAATCGAGTGACCCCATACGCATGTtcaacgaagaagaaacatcAAGCGGTACCTATGGCGGCAAGCCGAGAGTCTCGTGCAGCCATAGCGGTGAGACCTCGATGCGTTTCGCAGAAACCTTCCCCTGTTGCCCCAACGGAATACGCGCCAGTCACAGAGGCAGATAGCGCACATTGTACAAGATTTGCAGTGGAAGCCTCGTAGGCCAGAAACATGTAGATATTTGCACCAACGGATCCGAACCTAGCCActcagaaacagaaacgtcTCGGCAGCAAAATACGTTTCCGATAGGGGGTCAAAACCTGCCGTATGTCCATGTTCGCTCAGGCCCCCTGGCTTTCTAGTaatccacacacacaccaggCGCTTTAGTGCGCCGCCGCGATAATAATAACACGTGGTCTAGTTTTGATCTTTATGTTCTTAATGCCCGCTTTGTAGGGAGGATATGGTAACTTCTTTGTACCAATCTATATTGGGGGTTTGGAAGTCGTTTCCCAAGAACTCTTTCCCGGCCGAGGCGTGCATACAAAGAGCATGTCTTCATTAAccgcctccctttttctcgccgtgtcgatttctctccgcttcgtaCCAATGCTGGCAAGAGCCATGTTATCCCGTACATTTGGACGCCTTTGCAGGAATCCGAATCCTACCTCATGAAGCGCGCGTTCCACCGCGGCAGGCTATGCTCCGGAAAAAATCGTTTTCGGCAGGAATATGTCCATGGTCGCTCATGGGCATACGGCAGGCTTTGGCCCTCGATGGGAAACGTATTTTGCTGCCGCTATCGATGGAGACGTTTCGGTTTCGAGAGGCTCGATTTGGAACCTTCGGTGCTAATATCTAGCTTTTTCGGCCTACGAGCCTTGATGCGTGTCCTCATTGCACCacccccctcttctctgctgtcccttCGGGCGAAATGCACGGTGAAACAGGGTCCAGGAATAGACGAAAAAGCCCACGTAACACAACGGTAGCCTCATGCGGTTCCGTTTCAACTATCCAGCCCCCAAAACGGCGCGCCTCCTACGGGCATCCCAGCGTTTGTAAACAGCACACTACTGCCATAAGACCGTGTGGTCACAGCATTCTCCAGTCTTCGTATCTTGTGCTCAAGAACAGAGATGCCCTAGCGCCATCAAGCGTCAAGCGCAAGAGACACGGGATCAGTCAAATGACGTTGCATGTCCTAATAGTAACACGTAGGAAACGCTCCAGGGCGCAACGCCACCTACAATCCGTGAAAAGGCAGAACCGTCGTAGCTGATTCACTCGCCGACGGCCCCTGCACATGTCCATGGCGCGGCGCATCCACCAGAATGATACCAAATACAGTCAAAGGGACAAGCCTACAACACCACTTTGTACTGTCATAGCCCAGTTGGGAGTCAGCAAGTTGGACGCTCGCCTGACACTCCCAACGGCCCGGTGACGACAATCCCATGAAGCGGCTCTTACAGAAAAGCACATTCGTATGAATAtgcacgcgcatgcaaataAATGTATTTGTTCGTCTCAACGTCTCCTTTTACTGTTGGCGTCGAGATGCCTGCGCGACCGTGGTTACGGCTACGCGTACCACACCGAGTGAATCGGTGGCGAATACCGTTGCTGCATGTTCCACGTGGCCGCCGCGGCAACACGTGTCTGTGACACATCTGTGGACCTGCACATACAAAACCTCCCACTATTATTAAGCTGACGAGCACCCTCGGTGTTGAACAACCGGTGATGGGTTCAGCGGAAAAGGCTTCGCTCATTCTTCTTGCTTCGGCTGCCTCTCACTCGGGAAGAGTAGCCTTTCTGCATTCCCGGTTCTCTCCAGCATTTCTCCCCATCGGCTCGCTGTTCACGTCACCTCGCAGAGGTCACGAGACTCCAAGGGAAGTGCACAGAAAGGCCTGTGTCTGCGGTGGCGGCACAGGACCACCCAAACGCAGATGACTAAGAAGCGGTTGGTGAAGACGCGAGACTGAACCCTTATTTTGGCTGTCTCGTGCCTCCAGTCTTCTGTTCACATAGTCAGAGACTCCACGGAAGGCGTAGAAGCAGCTGTGGGTGCCTGAGCAAACAAGGCGTCATGGACGGCCTGAACGACCCGGTGGACCTCGGCATCTTCCACACAGAAGGTGAGGTTGACTTTGGACGTTCCACACGAGATGAGCTGCATTGTGACCcctgaaagagagagggacgtAAAGCGAATAGAAATTTGGGTTTAACGGACGCCACGGAACAGGCAGCAACGCACTGAACGCAGTGGCCAACCCTGCGGCCTGCCAGGCGCTCAGAACGATGGGCAGAACATCGAATTGGCTCTCTGGTCACGTAGGGCACACCACCAAGTGGTCGAGAATAGGGCGAATGCACATTTTTCATCGTATTCATGCTTGAGACGAGCTGCTTCATCTGTAGCAGGGGGTATTGGCATGTACACCCGAAGACAGAAATCGGCAACCACGGGCGTACACAGACGCTTACTCATGCACGTCGCAAGGGGGATGCACACATATCGTCCTGTGCTCCCGGGGCTTGCATTTCTACGTGAAGGCACATCCAGTTCTCACCTATCTTTGTGAGAGCAATGCAAGTCCGGGCGACAATCTCGTTGCAATTTTCCAGATTCCCGACAATGCTGACGAgagccttccctctctgcaaatggaaaaaacgaaacccGGGCACCTCAAGTTTGGGCACTTTTGTCAGAAGACGGCTGTTCCTTCCATCAAAACGTGTgctctttcgtctgtttctgtgtctgcaCACTCAAACAGAAGCGTCACCTGGGACACTCGCACCagtcgagagaggaaaggaaattTGCGCCTCATGAAGCTGTGAAGACCTCTGAATTCAAATgtcccgtctctcgtcttgcgACAGCTACCAAAGTCCGTACGGACAGATGGGCTCGCCGTCCTATCTCATGTGTAAACCACACACATTTACATAGATCGAAATGGGCAGGCTTCAGTGGAAATGATGCGTATCTAAGGGACACACATAAAAGAGGCGGAGGTGCGCAGCAatcgcggagacaccggaaatGGGATTTACAGTCGAAGTGGGGGTACGCAATTACAAGGGATTGAGTGAAATCGCATTCTCCACTCTACCCACGCTTCCGGAGAGATGTagcctgtttctcctcctctgcaGCCGAACACTCACTCGGACGGACGTTGTTGAGAAGGAGGACAAACATTCCTGCAGTTTTTCGATTTTGTCTTCCGACGTGTCTTTTTCTAGCGAAAGCGAAACGGAAACCTCTGACGTCGCGACGACCTGATCCAGAAAAACACGAGTCAGAAGGCACGTATTTATGGCTAAAACTTTCGTAAAATTGTATCTATATGAATACTTGACtccatacatacatatttcGATGCATTTGATCATCTATGCACGTTTTGCTAGGGAGACATCCACATATCGCTGCAGATGTTTGCGTCGTGACGGTTTCCCGGatcaaatatatatatatatatatatatatatatacatatacatacatatacatatatatatatatatatgtttctGCAGGCGGCCTTAAGCACCATCCACGAGG is drawn from Neospora caninum Liverpool complete genome, chromosome X and contains these coding sequences:
- a CDS encoding putative glutaredoxin, which gives rise to MSGETSKCSDEAGEKLCSVVKSHKVVVFTKEHDPLSFEVVETLKQINPKDMHIVNIDKCDCKHAEELLKSKTGDRPGPRVFIDGKFVQDLETSLKDTDLREVLEKKCKDAGAL